In the genome of Verrucomicrobiia bacterium, the window CGCAGTGCTGTCTGGTTCCGTCTTGGGGTGGTCGAACGGATTGCTTTTGGGGACAGTCGCCAGTTCGTTGCGACGGTTCAGGCTCATTACAGCCCCTCCCACATAGATCCAGCCGAGCACGATATGCAAGGCGCAGGCAGCGATAAGACCTTCCAAAGGCAAACCGCCAAGTCCATAGAGTACGATGGCTGCGCTGTAGACGATTGCGGGTGTGAGCAACGCAGCGGCGCTGAGCTTGATTGCTTGGGAGAATCTCAATGCGCGGTCGCTCCAAAAGGCCATGAACTTGGCGATTGGCGCATACAGAAACGCCAGTACAATCCACAGCAGCCATAATCCCATGAATGTTCCGACGATTGCTCCAGTGATAAAGAAGGGGCGGCGTGCACCCCACCAGGGCTGGACATCGGGACGGTTGAGCACGAGCGAGAAGTTTTCGGAATACGGGATGTTGGAGTAGCCGAACATCGAGTAGATGCGGGCTTCTCTTTCGTGCAGTTCGAGCTGGACATCGGCAGACCGTCCGAAGTTGTGCGTGTTCACCGGTGTGACGATGATGGTCAGGCGGCGTGATTCGTTTAACAGGACGGCCTCTTGTTTGGGCCAGGCGAGTTCGCCCCGCAGGATGTAGCCGTTTTCCGGAAGGTTTTGGATGGCTTGATCTACTGCCGGAAGCCATGCCTGAAAGAGAAGTATCAGCACGGCAGCGACACCGCCAGCAGCGACGATGGCCTGGGCGATGAAGAGCCGCCGCCAGGAGCTGCTGCCGAATCCGGCGACGCCGCCAAACGTGATCGGCTGGCCAGCCATCACATCAGGTTTCTTTTCCGGCGGTTGCGGTTTGGTTTCTTCCATCGGCCCAATTTATGCCATGCGGGAGGCGATCCGCTTTGTGGGTATGGTACAGGGTGGGGACGGTAGTGCAAGGCATCCTCACTGGAGCGCGACTCTCTGAGTCGCAGCAATAACCTAGAGTCAGAGGGTGGGAAAAGTTTGATGGTTGCGTGGTTTGAGGCGTTTGTCGTTTTGATGCTCAATGTGCTTAGGTGTGTTGCTGCGACTCGGAGAGTCGCGCTCCGCTGTCGCGTTTCCAGCAGTCGGAGCGGAGCAGGCCCCATTCGTGGGTTTCGTGGGCGATTGAGATGAAGCCGTTTTGTTGCAGGTGCGTGGTGCAGTCGGTGAGGTGATGAGCGGGGAGATTCGTGACGAGGCGGAAGAAACGATACATGGCCCAGAGGATTAGTTGCGCGCGCAGACGGGCGAGGCCGGTTGGTGGGAGATTGAAATCGGAGAGGAGCCAGAGGGCATCGGGTGTGGTGAAGGAGGCGAGCTTGGGGATCAAGGCGTCCAATTGATCGGCGCGGAAGCAATCGAGGAAGAAGTGGGTGGCGATGAGGTCGAAGCTGGTTTCGGCTGGGGACCATTGAAAGATATCGGCGTGGATGAATTGCACGCGGGTTTCATCGGCGTGCGCTTGTTTCAGGGCGTGGCGGGTTTGTTCGATCATTCCGGCGCTGGCATCGACGCAGGTGACTTGGAGGTGTGGATTGCTTTGGAGCAGCGGGATGAGGAAGCGGCCGGTGCCTTCGCCGAGGAGGAGAGCTTTGCGGGCGGCGTGTTGGGCTTGAGCAAGGTGAGCGAGGCGGCAGCGCTGGAGTTTATCGCCCGCGAGGAGGCGTTCCATGAGGCGGTAAACCGGAGCGAGCCGGTCAAAGCTCATGCGGCCTCCGGTTTATTCGTGGCGGGCAGATGTTTCCAGATGAGAAAGGCGAGCAAGGCACCAGCGGCGTAGGCGGCGACATCTGCCCAATCGCTCACGCTGGTGGCTTTCAGGTGTGGACCGATAACTTCAGCGAGGAAGGCCCAGAGCGCGAGGTGAGCGGTGATCTCGAGAAATGAGGGTGGGGCGTGATGGGTGCGCCAACCGCAACGCCAATGCAGCCAGAGAATGGGTGGCAAGGCGGCGGGGATGAGCAGCAGGTCATTGAAGTAACCGTTGAGAAACGCGCCGCCGAAGTGTGGTTTCAGATACCAGCGATTGGCCGCGTAAAGGACCACGGCCAGCAGGAACAACGGATCACGTAGGTATCGGAAGCGCATCGGTTTGATCAAAGGAGAGCAGTCATCACCAATCCGGCGAAGAGGGCGAGAACGGCTTTTAGAATTAACGTCTTTATCACGAGAGCATGGTTGCGAGGTGAAGAGAATTCGTCAAAGGAAATTGTATCGTAATACGATGTATTTGACCGGCTAACAAAAGACAAATCAAGGGAGGGGATGGGAACGGCAGCGACTGAAAAAGCCCGGTCCGTATTGGGGGAGAACGGACCGGGCGCGTACACTAACTAACCAGGACAAGCGGGACTACCGCCAGGGAGATTACTTGTCCTTTTTCTTCGCGGGCGTGATCGCTTCGACCACGTTCGCGTCAGAAACTTTCAACTGCACGTTGTCGCCCACTTTGACTTTGGAGAGATCGACTTCCTTGGCGACTTTGTAGGTCTCGGATTTGTCTTTCTTGCCGTGGGAGACAGTCAGCGTGTGGCTGTCCGAGCTCACGGCTTTGACGGTGCCGCCGTGGCGTTCGCCTTTGCCTTCCTTCTCGGTCTTGGCGGCGAAAGTGGGCAGGGCGAGGACGGTGAGGGCAGCGATGGTTACGAACAGTTTTTTATTCATTTAGAGCCTTTCCGGTGGCCTTGTTTGGTTGCCACCTGGTAATGGTCATTTGTTGGGTTCGACCGGTTGGAAAGGGCGACGTTCAACGGATTTGTTCAGAAAAATGATATATTTTTCGGGGAATGATTTTGTGTAACCAAGGGGTAAAAGGTGGCGTCTAGGCGGTAGCTGGGGAGGAATGCCCAATGACGAAATCCGAATGACGAAGGAACAAATTCACGGGCAGTGCCGTAGGCACGACTCGATGGTAGCCGTGGGTGAAACCCACGTAGACTGGAATAAAGAATTTACGCGTCGCGTAGCGACGCTATGAAACGGTGTTCAGGCGTCACTACGTGACGCATACTGTTCTACTACACACAAACCGTGGGTTCAGCTTTGCTTCACCCACGGCTACCTTCGGGTCGTGCCTCTGGCACTGCCAATGGCGGTTACGATTTTACATTGGGGAACGCACAATCTTCTATTGTTCCAGCGGGCGGCTTGGGGGATACTAGTCTGGCACGCATGAAGGCTTTGTTCGCGACAGGTTTGCTCGTCTTTGCTGCGCTCACGGTGGGCGCGGCGCAGGTGGATTTTTCTCATCAGATCGTGCCTATTTTGCGCGAGCATTGCGCGGAGTGTCACACGGGGGACAAGAAGAAGGGCGGGCTCTCGATCAATACGAAAGCGGAGTTGCTGGCGGGGAGTGAGAATGGTGCGGTGGTGGTGCCGCGGCAGAGTGCGAAGAGCAAGTTCATCGAGGTGTTGGTGACGGCGGATGAGGATTCGCGGATGCCGCCGAAGGGGCCGAGGCTTTCACCGGAGAAGGTGCAGTTGCTGAAAGCGTGGATCGATGGCGGGGCGCAGTGGGAGGAAGGGTTTGCGTTCAAGAAACCGGCGTATGAACCGCCGTTGAAGCCGCG includes:
- a CDS encoding class I SAM-dependent methyltransferase, translating into MSFDRLAPVYRLMERLLAGDKLQRCRLAHLAQAQHAARKALLLGEGTGRFLIPLLQSNPHLQVTCVDASAGMIEQTRHALKQAHADETRVQFIHADIFQWSPAETSFDLIATHFFLDCFRADQLDALIPKLASFTTPDALWLLSDFNLPPTGLARLRAQLILWAMYRFFRLVTNLPAHHLTDCTTHLQQNGFISIAHETHEWGLLRSDCWKRDSGARLSESQQHT
- a CDS encoding copper-binding protein produces the protein MNKKLFVTIAALTVLALPTFAAKTEKEGKGERHGGTVKAVSSDSHTLTVSHGKKDKSETYKVAKEVDLSKVKVGDNVQLKVSDANVVEAITPAKKKDK